In Rhodothermus marinus DSM 4252, a single genomic region encodes these proteins:
- a CDS encoding T9SS type A sorting domain-containing protein — MKTMTIKIGAVLLGLCWPILAFAQQAGDYRSAADGNWSAAATWEVFDGNAWGAATSAPTGTEHITVTHTVTVDVPVTISGYLKVEGNGEVTIGDGSLTFADGGVYEHARDGGSVPQATWEDGSTVMFTGIVSNAPSNRGQDYYHIVLNTPNLSSNRDLGLHGRTVRGDIHVINTGSARWQLVGGVSDTIRIMGDVIVEAGQFATQGTGSATNVVVEHYGNIRVTGGNFSISRGSQGSGTGTTTWILHEGDFEMSNATTQNSNPTPGNAKFVFAKAGVQRLVLGEGNDIQALPIEVAEGTTLDMGTSELGGDDIFYLNDGATLVSGHPDGLDGNLQTTGEVRLSKQASYVFNGAAAQVVGGLLPDTLATLGIANAEGVAVADTHRVSMLEVEAAAVLVIDTTGVLHVAGGQVLGTVVSRGELEADTALTFGNGAVYEHARNGGSIPTGNWEEGSTVLLTGIVDEAPANRNQSYYHVVFNTPNQTKNLHMSFDEVTIGGDIRVVSTGVARWYLTSASAQDTSVVTIMGDVIVEDGQFSTHGTGNANTTFVVHHYGNIRVTGGNFSISRGSQGGGTGTTTWILHEGDFEMSNATTQNSNPTPGNAKFVFAKAGVQRLVLGEGNDIRQLPIEVAEGTTLDMGTSELGGDDIFILNGGATLATAHPGGVAGSIQTLGTVALDTTANFVFNGSEPQETSTLMPTVVNDLVIDNAAGVRLSQETRINGVLRLKAGVFDNTIPFTLGPNGSISYEGGSLLHPVANEPSPDVPTRFALYDGYPNPFRQATTIRYDVAAPRRVVIKVYDLMGREVAELVNRDHQPGTYTVQWRPQGLASGLYYCRIDAGAFQAVRTLVLMK, encoded by the coding sequence ATGAAAACGATGACCATAAAGATCGGCGCCGTCCTGCTTGGCCTCTGCTGGCCGATCCTGGCTTTTGCGCAGCAGGCCGGCGACTATCGCTCGGCCGCAGACGGGAACTGGAGCGCAGCGGCCACCTGGGAGGTGTTCGACGGAAACGCCTGGGGAGCGGCTACCAGCGCACCGACGGGCACCGAGCACATTACGGTGACGCATACCGTCACGGTCGACGTGCCGGTAACGATCTCAGGATACCTTAAAGTGGAAGGAAACGGCGAGGTGACCATCGGCGACGGCTCCCTGACCTTCGCCGATGGGGGCGTCTACGAGCATGCGCGCGATGGGGGCAGCGTCCCGCAGGCTACCTGGGAAGACGGCTCGACCGTGATGTTCACCGGCATCGTGAGCAATGCCCCGAGCAATCGCGGACAGGACTACTATCACATCGTGCTCAACACGCCCAACCTGTCGTCCAACCGGGACCTCGGGCTGCATGGACGGACGGTTCGGGGCGACATTCACGTCATCAACACAGGAAGTGCCCGCTGGCAGCTGGTGGGCGGCGTGTCCGATACGATACGGATCATGGGGGATGTGATCGTAGAAGCCGGCCAGTTCGCGACGCAGGGGACGGGCAGCGCGACCAACGTGGTCGTGGAGCATTACGGCAACATCCGGGTGACGGGGGGCAACTTCTCGATCTCCCGGGGTTCGCAGGGTAGTGGTACGGGTACGACGACGTGGATTCTGCACGAGGGGGATTTTGAGATGTCGAATGCGACGACGCAGAATTCGAATCCGACGCCCGGGAATGCGAAGTTCGTGTTTGCGAAGGCGGGGGTGCAGCGTCTGGTGCTGGGCGAGGGCAACGACATTCAGGCGTTGCCGATCGAGGTGGCCGAGGGCACGACGCTCGACATGGGCACCAGCGAACTGGGCGGCGACGACATCTTCTACCTGAACGATGGGGCGACGCTGGTGAGCGGACACCCGGACGGTCTGGACGGCAATCTGCAGACGACCGGGGAGGTGCGTCTGAGCAAGCAGGCCAGCTACGTGTTCAACGGAGCGGCGGCGCAGGTGGTGGGTGGTCTGCTACCGGACACGCTGGCGACGCTGGGGATTGCGAACGCCGAAGGGGTGGCAGTGGCCGACACGCATCGGGTGTCGATGCTGGAGGTGGAAGCGGCCGCGGTGCTGGTGATCGACACGACGGGCGTGCTGCACGTGGCCGGCGGGCAGGTGCTGGGGACGGTGGTGAGCCGGGGTGAACTGGAGGCCGACACGGCGCTGACGTTCGGGAACGGGGCCGTCTATGAGCATGCACGCAACGGTGGATCGATTCCGACGGGCAACTGGGAGGAGGGCTCGACGGTGCTGTTGACGGGAATTGTGGACGAGGCGCCGGCCAACCGGAATCAGAGCTATTACCACGTGGTGTTCAACACGCCGAATCAGACGAAGAACCTGCACATGAGTTTTGACGAGGTGACGATCGGCGGGGACATCCGGGTGGTCAGTACGGGCGTGGCGCGGTGGTATCTGACGTCGGCTTCGGCGCAGGACACCTCGGTGGTGACCATCATGGGGGATGTGATCGTGGAGGATGGACAGTTTTCGACGCACGGGACGGGTAATGCGAACACGACGTTTGTCGTGCACCATTACGGCAACATCCGGGTGACGGGGGGCAACTTCTCGATCTCCCGGGGTTCGCAGGGCGGTGGTACGGGCACGACGACGTGGATTCTGCACGAGGGGGATTTTGAGATGTCGAATGCGACGACGCAGAATTCGAACCCGACGCCCGGGAATGCGAAGTTCGTGTTTGCGAAGGCGGGGGTGCAGCGTCTGGTGCTGGGCGAGGGCAACGACATTCGGCAGTTGCCGATCGAGGTGGCCGAGGGCACGACGCTCGACATGGGCACCAGCGAGCTGGGCGGCGACGACATCTTCATTCTCAACGGCGGTGCGACGCTGGCCACGGCCCATCCCGGTGGCGTTGCCGGCTCTATCCAGACGCTGGGGACGGTGGCGCTGGACACCACCGCCAACTTTGTCTTCAACGGCAGCGAACCGCAGGAGACCAGCACGCTGATGCCCACGGTGGTCAACGATCTGGTGATCGACAATGCGGCGGGCGTGAGGCTTTCGCAGGAGACCCGGATCAACGGCGTGCTCCGGTTGAAGGCGGGGGTGTTTGACAACACGATTCCGTTCACGCTGGGTCCCAACGGGTCGATTTCCTACGAGGGGGGCAGTCTGCTGCACCCGGTGGCCAACGAGCCGTCCCCGGACGTGCCCACGCGGTTCGCCCTGTATGATGGTTATCCGAATCCGTTCAGACAGGCGACCACTATCCGCTACGATGTGGCCGCGCCGCGTCGTGTGGTGATCAAGGTGTACGACCTGATGGGCCGCGAGGTGGCCGAGCTGGTCAACCGGGATCACCAGCCCGGCACGTACACCGTGCAGTGGCGTCCGCAGGGCCTGGCCAGCGGCCTCTACTACTGCCGGATCGACGCCGGGGCGTTCCAGGCCGTGCGTACGCTGGTGCTGATGAAGTGA
- a CDS encoding right-handed parallel beta-helix repeat-containing protein produces the protein MKQYMLGVLLLSWAAVAYGQRAYFVAPDGNDTTGDGSKTAPWATLNYAIARVTAGDTIYLRGGQYNWTSRVNINNAGTPEAYLYIWAYPGETPVLNFEGNPDEGIRLRGWYVHLKGLVVQRAGDNGIRINGSYNIIEQVVVRENGDSGLQLDNGAAHNLILNVDSYRNYDAANHGENADGFAAKFGLGPGNVFRGCRAFENSDDGFDFWEAGEGVRVEDSWSFDNGYNRWDDPSFEGDSNGFKLGHGEGAHVLIRNLAWGHRAHGFDVNGNQTGVTLYNNTAYRNLGRNFYFDEHNSAHVLRNNLSVEGRELIYPEIDDAYNNWNLGILPTSDDFLSLDTTGVRGPRQPDGSLPRLDLLRLAEGSRLIDAGIDVGLPFVGAAPDLGAYEFGLSTSVALQRPVAFRLLAPYPNPFRQAVRVRFELASAAVVSLSVWDLTGRRVAVLLDAPQHAGVHEVRWEPPTGLAAGLYLLVLEADGYRARQPLVYVR, from the coding sequence ATGAAGCAGTACATGCTGGGCGTGTTGCTCCTGAGCTGGGCTGCGGTGGCCTATGGCCAGCGTGCCTATTTTGTGGCGCCCGACGGCAACGATACCACCGGCGACGGCAGCAAGACGGCGCCGTGGGCCACATTGAACTATGCCATTGCCCGCGTGACCGCCGGCGATACGATCTACCTGCGCGGCGGACAGTACAACTGGACCAGCCGGGTCAACATCAACAATGCGGGAACCCCGGAGGCCTACCTCTACATCTGGGCGTACCCGGGCGAGACGCCCGTGCTCAATTTCGAAGGAAACCCCGACGAAGGCATCCGGCTGCGGGGCTGGTACGTGCACCTTAAAGGGCTGGTGGTGCAGCGGGCGGGCGACAACGGCATTCGCATCAACGGCTCCTACAACATCATCGAACAGGTCGTCGTGCGCGAAAACGGCGACTCGGGGCTGCAGCTCGACAATGGCGCCGCGCACAACCTGATTCTGAACGTGGATTCCTATCGCAATTACGACGCGGCCAATCACGGGGAGAATGCCGATGGCTTTGCGGCCAAATTCGGGCTGGGACCGGGCAATGTGTTCCGAGGGTGTCGTGCCTTCGAAAACAGCGACGACGGGTTTGACTTCTGGGAGGCCGGCGAGGGCGTGCGCGTCGAGGATAGCTGGTCGTTCGACAACGGCTACAACCGCTGGGACGATCCGAGCTTCGAGGGCGACTCGAACGGCTTCAAGCTGGGGCACGGCGAAGGCGCTCATGTACTCATTCGCAACCTGGCCTGGGGCCACCGAGCGCACGGCTTCGACGTGAACGGCAACCAGACGGGCGTTACGCTCTACAACAACACGGCTTATCGTAACCTCGGGCGTAACTTCTATTTCGACGAGCACAACAGCGCCCACGTGCTGCGCAACAACCTGTCGGTCGAGGGCCGGGAGCTGATCTACCCCGAGATCGACGACGCCTACAACAACTGGAATCTGGGCATTCTGCCCACGTCGGACGATTTTCTCAGCCTCGACACCACGGGCGTGCGCGGGCCTCGCCAGCCCGACGGCAGCCTGCCCCGACTCGACTTGCTGCGGCTGGCCGAGGGGAGCCGCCTGATCGACGCCGGGATCGACGTAGGGCTGCCCTTCGTGGGGGCGGCGCCGGACCTGGGCGCCTACGAATTCGGACTGAGCACGTCGGTGGCCCTGCAGCGGCCCGTGGCGTTCCGCCTGCTGGCACCCTACCCGAATCCGTTCCGGCAGGCCGTCCGGGTGCGTTTCGAGCTGGCCTCGGCGGCCGTGGTGTCGCTGAGCGTCTGGGACCTGACCGGGCGACGGGTGGCGGTGCTGCTCGACGCACCGCAGCACGCCGGAGTGCACGAAGTGCGCTGGGAGCCGCCGACCGGACTGGCGGCCGGGCTGTACCTGCTCGTGCTGGAAGCCGACGGCTACCGGGCACGCCAGCCGCTGGTGTACGTGCGTTGA
- a CDS encoding chitobiase/beta-hexosaminidase C-terminal domain-containing protein has product MKGAIAWGFGLLLLVAGPNAWAQVPAAVPAFPGAEGFGMFTPGGRGGRVYLVTTLADYDADEPPIPGSLRAAVEAEGPRIVVFRVAGYIDLKRPLVVSHPYLTIAGQTAPGEGVTLRRYGLEINAPHVVVRYLRVRPGDVAHIEQDAINVRASYVVIDHCSVSWATDEVLSVSGRASEVTIQWCLIAESLNRSVHHKGAHGYGSLFSSGGRISVHHTIYAFHESRNPRPKDVLLDFRNNLIYGFGDRAGYSRNDLTRMNYVGNYIYPLAYSRHARWAFLLEGTNTRIFLEDNVLRLGDRLLRPDWGLIRPPEGWTAEAIEARARVPLPFPAPSVQTVPAEAVPALLLAEAGAMRPRRDAVDRRIVELIRRGEGQLIDSQEEVGGWPPLATAPPSPDADADGMPDAWEKRHGLNPQDPADAAGDLDGDGYTNIEEYLNDTDPARPERWVPPPVIRPDPLAAPPDTTLTITLHGAHGPIHYTVDGREPTAADPRYSGPFTVRRPAHVRARVVASGDATLTTSAFAFYEAPEVLAAQHPNGPLRPGLLLRRYRAADWDESPPIETLPPVETDTIGRLDLTLWGDEPGTALWFEGYLQVPETGRYRFFLEADPRSRLWIDGQVVAHGRTPEAGPFTAVLAAGWHHVRLLLLREWDLSPVQVRWAGPGQPWQPLTAAAFFVKVPPSP; this is encoded by the coding sequence ATGAAGGGGGCCATTGCGTGGGGATTCGGGCTGCTGCTTCTGGTGGCCGGACCGAATGCATGGGCGCAGGTGCCGGCCGCCGTTCCGGCTTTTCCCGGCGCGGAAGGATTCGGCATGTTTACGCCCGGCGGACGCGGCGGGCGCGTCTATCTGGTCACGACGCTGGCCGACTATGACGCCGACGAGCCACCGATCCCGGGCAGCCTCCGGGCGGCCGTCGAGGCCGAGGGGCCGCGTATCGTGGTGTTCCGCGTCGCGGGCTACATCGACCTGAAACGCCCGCTCGTCGTCAGCCACCCGTACCTGACCATTGCGGGCCAGACGGCACCGGGTGAGGGCGTCACCCTCCGGCGCTACGGTCTGGAAATCAACGCGCCGCACGTGGTCGTTCGCTACCTGCGCGTGCGGCCCGGCGATGTGGCCCACATCGAGCAGGACGCCATCAACGTGCGGGCCAGCTACGTGGTGATCGACCACTGCTCCGTGAGCTGGGCCACCGACGAGGTGCTGAGCGTGAGCGGCCGCGCCTCGGAGGTGACCATCCAGTGGTGCCTGATCGCGGAGAGCCTGAACCGTTCCGTGCACCACAAGGGCGCCCACGGCTACGGCTCGCTGTTTTCCTCGGGCGGCCGCATCAGCGTCCACCACACGATCTACGCGTTCCACGAAAGCCGCAACCCGCGCCCCAAAGATGTGCTGCTGGATTTTCGCAACAACCTGATCTACGGCTTTGGCGATCGGGCCGGCTACAGCCGGAACGACCTGACGCGCATGAACTACGTGGGCAACTACATCTACCCGCTGGCCTACAGCCGGCACGCCCGGTGGGCTTTTCTGCTGGAGGGCACGAATACCCGGATTTTCCTGGAAGACAATGTGCTCCGGCTGGGCGATCGCCTGCTCCGTCCCGACTGGGGACTGATTCGTCCCCCCGAAGGCTGGACGGCCGAAGCCATCGAGGCGCGCGCCCGCGTGCCGCTGCCCTTCCCGGCGCCGTCTGTGCAGACCGTGCCGGCCGAAGCAGTCCCGGCCCTGCTGCTGGCCGAAGCGGGGGCCATGCGACCCCGTCGCGACGCCGTCGATCGCCGCATCGTGGAGCTGATCCGCCGGGGCGAGGGGCAGCTGATCGACTCCCAGGAAGAGGTGGGCGGCTGGCCGCCGCTCGCAACGGCCCCGCCCTCACCGGATGCCGACGCCGACGGCATGCCCGACGCCTGGGAAAAGCGCCATGGCCTGAATCCGCAGGACCCCGCCGACGCCGCGGGCGACCTCGACGGCGACGGCTACACGAACATCGAGGAGTACCTGAACGACACCGATCCTGCACGTCCGGAACGCTGGGTACCGCCGCCCGTGATTCGGCCGGATCCTCTGGCTGCTCCACCGGACACCACCCTGACCATCACGTTGCACGGAGCGCACGGACCGATCCACTACACCGTGGACGGCCGCGAGCCCACGGCGGCCGATCCGCGCTACAGCGGACCGTTCACGGTACGCCGGCCGGCACACGTGCGGGCGCGGGTGGTGGCGTCGGGCGACGCGACGCTGACCACCAGTGCGTTCGCCTTCTACGAAGCGCCCGAGGTGCTGGCCGCACAACACCCGAATGGACCACTGCGGCCGGGGCTGCTGCTGCGGCGGTACCGCGCGGCCGACTGGGACGAATCGCCGCCCATCGAGACGCTTCCGCCGGTGGAGACCGACACGATCGGCCGCCTGGATCTGACGCTGTGGGGCGACGAGCCGGGCACGGCGCTCTGGTTCGAGGGCTACTTGCAGGTGCCCGAGACCGGCCGCTATCGGTTCTTCCTCGAAGCCGATCCGCGCAGTCGGCTCTGGATCGACGGACAGGTGGTGGCCCACGGCCGCACGCCGGAGGCCGGTCCCTTCACGGCGGTGCTGGCGGCCGGCTGGCATCACGTGCGCCTGCTGCTGTTGCGCGAATGGGACCTGTCGCCGGTGCAGGTGCGCTGGGCCGGTCCCGGCCAACCCTGGCAGCCGCTGACAGCAGCCGCCTTTTTTGTGAAAGTGCCTCCTTCCCCCTGA
- a CDS encoding sodium:solute symporter — protein MPAFEFAWLDLAAVGLYVVFIVWLGLYLARRMETADDYFLAGRSLTWWLIGFSLFASNVSSSTLLGLASSAYGTGISVYNYEWMATLVLIFFVIFILPFYLRTRIYTIPEFLERRFDGRARVYFSGLLIVLNIMVDTAGALYAGALVVQILYPQVPMWLAVAVLGLLAGLYTVAGGLKAVVYTDAVQAVLLLLGAVLVAVLSFKAVGSWEVVEAQIPVGDLSIIRPADDPVLPWPGLVTGVFLLGFYFWCTNQFMVQRVLGARDLNHGRWGSLFAGLLKLPVLFIMVLPGIFARILYPPEQYPMLAANTDLVFPTLLFDLLPAGIRGLVITALVAAIMSSVDSTLNSASTLVTMDFIRRLKRRDSHELVGAGRWVTVVFMALAILWAPQIVRFPNLWTYLQAMLAYLAPPVVACFLVGIFWKRATRSSAFAGLVVGHLAAAVFLGLNLTDRLIVQTGPLSPAQQALVAAGVPVLHFLYLPPILLAISVIAMVVTSLLQPPPAPEEVEGLTWSPEFFRQESRELAGLPWYQNYRIQALGLLVLIAWILIWFR, from the coding sequence ATGCCTGCTTTTGAATTTGCCTGGCTCGATCTGGCCGCCGTCGGCCTCTACGTGGTCTTCATCGTCTGGCTGGGGCTCTACCTGGCCCGCCGCATGGAAACGGCCGACGATTACTTCCTGGCCGGTCGCTCGCTTACCTGGTGGCTGATCGGCTTTTCGCTGTTCGCCTCGAACGTGTCTTCCAGCACGCTGCTCGGACTGGCCTCGAGCGCCTACGGCACGGGCATCTCGGTCTACAACTACGAGTGGATGGCCACGCTCGTGCTCATCTTTTTCGTGATCTTCATTCTGCCGTTCTACCTGCGCACGCGCATCTACACGATCCCGGAATTTCTGGAGCGGCGCTTCGACGGGCGCGCCCGCGTGTACTTTTCCGGGCTGCTCATCGTACTCAACATCATGGTGGACACGGCCGGGGCGCTGTACGCCGGGGCGCTGGTCGTGCAGATCCTCTACCCGCAGGTGCCCATGTGGCTGGCGGTGGCCGTGCTTGGCCTGCTGGCCGGACTCTACACGGTGGCGGGCGGCCTGAAGGCCGTCGTCTACACCGACGCCGTGCAGGCCGTGCTGCTGTTGCTGGGGGCCGTGCTGGTGGCCGTGCTCTCGTTCAAGGCGGTGGGTTCCTGGGAAGTGGTCGAAGCACAGATCCCGGTGGGCGACCTGAGCATCATCCGCCCGGCCGACGATCCGGTGCTGCCGTGGCCGGGGCTGGTGACGGGCGTCTTTCTGCTGGGCTTCTATTTCTGGTGCACGAACCAGTTCATGGTGCAACGCGTGCTGGGCGCGCGCGACCTGAACCACGGCCGCTGGGGTTCGCTCTTTGCCGGACTGCTGAAGCTGCCCGTGCTGTTCATCATGGTACTGCCGGGCATTTTCGCCCGCATCCTGTATCCGCCCGAGCAGTATCCCATGCTGGCGGCCAACACGGACCTGGTCTTTCCGACGCTGCTGTTCGATCTGCTTCCGGCGGGTATCCGCGGGCTGGTGATCACGGCGCTGGTGGCCGCCATCATGTCGAGCGTCGACTCGACGCTGAACTCGGCCTCGACGCTCGTGACGATGGACTTCATTCGCCGCCTTAAACGCCGCGACAGCCATGAACTGGTCGGGGCCGGACGCTGGGTGACGGTGGTCTTCATGGCGCTGGCCATCCTCTGGGCGCCACAGATCGTGCGTTTTCCGAACCTGTGGACCTACCTGCAGGCCATGCTCGCCTACCTGGCGCCGCCGGTGGTGGCCTGCTTCCTGGTGGGCATCTTCTGGAAGCGGGCCACGCGCAGCAGCGCGTTTGCCGGGCTGGTGGTGGGGCACCTGGCCGCCGCGGTGTTTCTGGGGCTGAATCTGACGGATCGGCTCATCGTGCAGACCGGACCGCTTTCGCCCGCGCAGCAGGCACTGGTGGCCGCCGGCGTGCCCGTGCTGCACTTTCTCTACCTGCCGCCCATTCTGCTGGCGATCAGCGTGATCGCGATGGTTGTGACCAGCCTGCTCCAGCCGCCGCCGGCACCCGAAGAGGTGGAAGGGTTGACCTGGTCGCCGGAATTCTTCCGCCAGGAGTCCCGCGAACTGGCCGGCCTGCCCTGGTACCAGAACTACCGCATCCAGGCGCTGGGCCTGCTCGTGCTCATTGCATGGATTCTGATCTGGTTCCGGTGA
- a CDS encoding glycoside hydrolase family 28 protein has protein sequence MKIETRLPRRRFLELAAAGTGGLLLWPGRLLDGPEGWALVPEILAHIRPPVFPERDFVLTRYGAVGDGRTDCTDAFRQAIEACHRAGGGRVVVPRGTFLTGPIHLASNVNLHLDDGATVRFKQDPAAYLPVVFTRWEGVEGMNYSPFIYAFGQENVAITGSGVLDGQADENHWWPWKGRKEYGWREGMPTQDEARRRLFEMAEAGVPPEQRILGEGSYLRPNFIQFYRCRNVLIEGVTIVNSPMWEIHPVLCENVTVRGVTVRSHGPNNDGCNPESCRYVLIEDCLFDTGDDCIAIKSGRNADGRRVNVPSAYIVIRNCKMRDGHGGVVIGSEISGGAHHIYAERCEMSSPNLDRALRIKTNSVRGGLIEHIYMREVEVGQVADAVIRVNFYYEEGDAGPFDPIVRHIEVRNLTSRQSPYALYLRGYARSPIRDVRLIDCTFDGVEKNLTEHVDGLYLQNVRINGKRIDS, from the coding sequence ATGAAGATCGAAACGCGCCTTCCGCGCCGCCGCTTTCTGGAACTGGCGGCCGCCGGCACGGGCGGCCTGCTCCTGTGGCCGGGCCGGCTGCTGGACGGCCCCGAAGGCTGGGCCCTGGTGCCCGAGATCCTCGCCCACATCCGGCCGCCCGTCTTCCCGGAACGCGACTTTGTGCTGACCCGCTACGGCGCCGTCGGCGACGGACGCACCGACTGCACCGACGCGTTTCGCCAGGCCATCGAAGCCTGTCACCGGGCCGGCGGCGGGCGCGTCGTGGTGCCCCGGGGCACGTTCCTGACCGGACCGATCCATCTGGCCTCGAACGTCAACCTGCATCTGGACGACGGGGCCACCGTGCGCTTCAAGCAGGATCCGGCCGCCTACCTGCCTGTCGTCTTCACGCGCTGGGAGGGGGTCGAAGGCATGAACTATTCGCCTTTCATCTATGCATTCGGGCAGGAAAATGTGGCCATCACCGGCAGCGGGGTGCTCGATGGTCAGGCCGACGAAAACCACTGGTGGCCCTGGAAGGGTCGCAAAGAATACGGCTGGCGGGAAGGCATGCCCACCCAGGATGAAGCGCGCCGCCGCCTGTTCGAGATGGCCGAGGCCGGCGTGCCGCCCGAGCAGCGCATCCTGGGCGAGGGCTCGTACCTGCGGCCCAACTTCATCCAGTTCTACCGGTGCCGGAACGTGCTCATCGAAGGCGTGACGATTGTCAACTCGCCCATGTGGGAGATTCATCCGGTGCTGTGCGAGAACGTGACGGTGCGGGGCGTAACGGTGCGCAGCCACGGTCCCAACAACGACGGTTGTAATCCCGAATCCTGTCGCTACGTGCTCATCGAAGACTGCCTGTTCGACACGGGCGACGACTGCATTGCGATCAAGTCGGGCCGCAACGCCGACGGGCGGCGGGTGAACGTGCCGAGCGCCTACATCGTCATTCGCAACTGCAAAATGCGGGACGGGCATGGCGGGGTGGTCATCGGCAGCGAGATTTCCGGCGGGGCGCATCACATCTACGCGGAGCGGTGCGAGATGAGCAGCCCGAACCTGGATCGGGCGCTGCGCATCAAGACGAACTCGGTACGAGGCGGACTCATCGAGCACATCTACATGCGGGAGGTAGAAGTGGGGCAGGTGGCCGACGCCGTCATCCGCGTCAACTTTTACTACGAGGAGGGCGATGCCGGGCCGTTCGATCCGATCGTTCGGCACATCGAAGTGCGCAACCTGACCAGCCGGCAGAGCCCCTATGCGCTCTACCTGCGCGGGTATGCGCGCTCGCCCATTCGCGACGTGCGCCTGATCGACTGCACGTTCGACGGGGTCGAGAAGAACCTGACCGAGCACGTGGACGGCCTTTATCTCCAGAACGTTCGCATCAACGGAAAACGGATCGATTCATGA
- the kduD gene encoding 2-dehydro-3-deoxy-D-gluconate 5-dehydrogenase KduD, producing the protein MKGLELFSLEGKKALVTGASRGLGRAMAEALARAGADVVCASSQLSGTDETAAVIRVLGRQAWQVAADFSDRNELERMAREAEEKAGQIDILVNNAGTIRRYPAAEYPLEAWDEVLRVNLDAVFFLCQYFGRKMIARRAGKVINVASLLSFSGGILVPAYTASKHGVAGLTKALANEWARYNVQVNAIAPGYFATDNTRALREDPVRSQEILSRIPAGRWGEPPDLAGAVIFLASSASDYVNGHILVVDGGWMAR; encoded by the coding sequence ATGAAAGGACTCGAGTTGTTTTCACTGGAAGGCAAAAAGGCGCTGGTGACCGGGGCCAGTCGGGGACTCGGCCGCGCCATGGCCGAGGCGCTGGCGCGGGCCGGTGCCGACGTGGTGTGCGCCAGCAGCCAGCTCAGCGGTACCGACGAGACGGCCGCCGTCATCCGGGTGCTGGGACGGCAGGCCTGGCAGGTGGCCGCCGACTTTTCGGATCGGAATGAACTGGAGCGCATGGCCCGGGAGGCCGAGGAAAAGGCCGGACAGATCGACATCCTGGTGAACAACGCCGGCACGATCCGGCGCTACCCGGCGGCCGAATATCCGCTGGAAGCCTGGGACGAAGTGCTGCGCGTGAACCTGGACGCCGTGTTTTTCCTGTGCCAGTACTTCGGCCGCAAGATGATCGCGCGGCGCGCGGGAAAGGTCATCAACGTGGCCTCGCTGCTGTCGTTTTCCGGGGGAATTCTGGTGCCCGCCTACACGGCCAGCAAGCACGGGGTGGCCGGGCTCACAAAAGCGCTCGCCAACGAGTGGGCCCGCTACAACGTCCAGGTCAATGCCATCGCGCCGGGCTATTTTGCCACCGACAACACGCGGGCGCTGCGCGAAGACCCCGTGCGTTCGCAGGAGATCCTCTCGCGCATTCCGGCCGGACGCTGGGGCGAGCCACCCGATCTGGCCGGCGCCGTGATCTTTCTGGCCTCGAGCGCCAGCGACTACGTGAACGGCCACATCCTCGTGGTCGATGGTGGCTGGATGGCCCGCTGA